From Miscanthus floridulus cultivar M001 chromosome 15, ASM1932011v1, whole genome shotgun sequence, the proteins below share one genomic window:
- the LOC136509067 gene encoding uncharacterized protein isoform X1: MAMLALSSRPLSSSSAAFLRSKPPTPHLHRLLLPTPLSSASASPLTPPTPLADPTPAPDADPTPLFLRPASHRVPPAALAAFRRRASALVPPSAPHLHRHLRWLLADASAAASDDGPALLRAPLEDLEALWVRHVRERTPFQYVVGNEHWRDLVVAVAEGVLIPRPETEAVVDMVRAVEGFADGWWADLGTGSGAIAVAVARELGAGGKVFATDVSEVAIGVARLNVRRYGVQDKVEIRHGSWFEPLEDLKGKLMGVISNPPYIPTDDLPGLQPEVGWHEPKLALDGGKDGLEHLLHLCEGLFSVLKPGGFFVFETNGDKQSEFLVDLISTKWSSSFHNVKAVLDFADIKRFVTGYRR; the protein is encoded by the exons ATGGCCATGCTCGCCCTCTCCTCCCGccccctgtcctcctcctccgccgccttcCTCCGTTCGAAGCCTCCCACGCcccacctccaccgcctcctcctccccaCACCCCTCTCCTCCGCCTCTGCCTCCCCACTCACGCCGCCGACTCCCCTTGCCGACCCCACCCCAGCGCCGGACGCGGACCCCACCCCGCTCTTCCTCCGCCCAGCGTCCCACCGGGTCCCGCCCGCCGCCCTCGCCGCGTTCCGCCGCCGCGCGTCCGCGCTCGTCCCGCCCTCCGCGCcgcacctccaccgccacctccgcTGGCTCCTCGCcgacgccagcgccgccgcctccgatGACGGCCCAGCGCTCCTCCGCGCGCCGCTCGAGGACCTCGAGGCCCTGTGGGTGCGCCACGTCCGGGAGCGCACGCCGTTCCAGTACGTGGTCGGGAACGAGCACTGGCGGGACCTGGTGGTCGCCGTCGCGGAGGGCGTCCTCATCCCACGCCCCGAGACGGAGGCCGTCGTCGACATGGTGCGCGCCGTCGAGGGCTTCGCCGACGGGTGGTGGGCCGACCTCGGCACCGGGAGTGGCGCCATCGCCGTGGCTGTGGCGAGGGAGCTCGGTGCCGGAGGAAAGGTGTTCGCCACGGATGTCAGCGAGGTGGCCATCGGCGTCGCCAGGCTCAACGTCCGGAGGTACGGGGTGCAG GATAAAGTTGAAATAAGGCATGGCTCATGGTTTGAACCTCTGGAAGATTTGAAAGGAAAACTGATGGGTGTGATTAGTAACCCTCCATACATACCAACCGATGACCTACCTGGTCTGCAACCTGAGGTTGGTTGGCATGAACCAAAGTTGGCGCTTGACGGTGGCAAGGATGGCCTTGAGCATCTGCTCCACCTCTGTGAAGGGTTATTCTCAGTTCTCAAACCTGGGGGTTTCTTTGTTTTTGAG ACAAATGGCGATAAACAGTCGGAGTTCCTTGTTGATTTGATAAGCACAAAGTGGAGTTCTTCTTTTCACAATGTCAAAGCAGTTTTAGACTTTGCAGACATCAAGCGTTTTGTAACGGGATATCGAAGATGA
- the LOC136509067 gene encoding uncharacterized protein isoform X2, giving the protein MLALSSRPLSSSSAAFLRSKPPTPHLHRLLLPTPLSSASASPLTPPTPLADPTPAPDADPTPLFLRPASHRVPPAALAAFRRRASALVPPSAPHLHRHLRWLLADASAAASDDGPALLRAPLEDLEALWVRHVRERTPFQYVVGNEHWRDLVVAVAEGVLIPRPETEAVVDMVRAVEGFADGWWADLGTGSGAIAVAVARELGAGGKVFATDVSEVAIGVARLNVRRYGVQDKVEIRHGSWFEPLEDLKGKLMGVISNPPYIPTDDLPGLQPEVGWHEPKLALDGGKDGLEHLLHLCEGLFSVLKPGGFFVFERDVTFKYLCASI; this is encoded by the exons ATGCTCGCCCTCTCCTCCCGccccctgtcctcctcctccgccgccttcCTCCGTTCGAAGCCTCCCACGCcccacctccaccgcctcctcctccccaCACCCCTCTCCTCCGCCTCTGCCTCCCCACTCACGCCGCCGACTCCCCTTGCCGACCCCACCCCAGCGCCGGACGCGGACCCCACCCCGCTCTTCCTCCGCCCAGCGTCCCACCGGGTCCCGCCCGCCGCCCTCGCCGCGTTCCGCCGCCGCGCGTCCGCGCTCGTCCCGCCCTCCGCGCcgcacctccaccgccacctccgcTGGCTCCTCGCcgacgccagcgccgccgcctccgatGACGGCCCAGCGCTCCTCCGCGCGCCGCTCGAGGACCTCGAGGCCCTGTGGGTGCGCCACGTCCGGGAGCGCACGCCGTTCCAGTACGTGGTCGGGAACGAGCACTGGCGGGACCTGGTGGTCGCCGTCGCGGAGGGCGTCCTCATCCCACGCCCCGAGACGGAGGCCGTCGTCGACATGGTGCGCGCCGTCGAGGGCTTCGCCGACGGGTGGTGGGCCGACCTCGGCACCGGGAGTGGCGCCATCGCCGTGGCTGTGGCGAGGGAGCTCGGTGCCGGAGGAAAGGTGTTCGCCACGGATGTCAGCGAGGTGGCCATCGGCGTCGCCAGGCTCAACGTCCGGAGGTACGGGGTGCAG GATAAAGTTGAAATAAGGCATGGCTCATGGTTTGAACCTCTGGAAGATTTGAAAGGAAAACTGATGGGTGTGATTAGTAACCCTCCATACATACCAACCGATGACCTACCTGGTCTGCAACCTGAGGTTGGTTGGCATGAACCAAAGTTGGCGCTTGACGGTGGCAAGGATGGCCTTGAGCATCTGCTCCACCTCTGTGAAGGGTTATTCTCAGTTCTCAAACCTGGGGGTTTCTTTGTTTTTGAG AGGGATGTGACATTCAAATACCTTTGTGCATCTATTTGA
- the LOC136509067 gene encoding uncharacterized protein isoform X3, translating to MLALSSRPLSSSSAAFLRSKPPTPHLHRLLLPTPLSSASASPLTPPTPLADPTPAPDADPTPLFLRPASHRVPPAALAAFRRRASALVPPSAPHLHRHLRWLLADASAAASDDGPALLRAPLEDLEALWVRHVRERTPFQYVVGNEHWRDLVVAVAEGVLIPRPETEAVVDMVRAVEGFADGWWADLGTGSGAIAVAVARELGAGGKVFATDVSEVAIGVARLNVRRYGVQDKVEIRHGSWFEPLEDLKGKLMGVISNPPYIPTDDLPGLQPEVGWHEPKLALDGGKDGLEHLLHLCEGLFSVLKPGGFFVFEDLPN from the exons ATGCTCGCCCTCTCCTCCCGccccctgtcctcctcctccgccgccttcCTCCGTTCGAAGCCTCCCACGCcccacctccaccgcctcctcctccccaCACCCCTCTCCTCCGCCTCTGCCTCCCCACTCACGCCGCCGACTCCCCTTGCCGACCCCACCCCAGCGCCGGACGCGGACCCCACCCCGCTCTTCCTCCGCCCAGCGTCCCACCGGGTCCCGCCCGCCGCCCTCGCCGCGTTCCGCCGCCGCGCGTCCGCGCTCGTCCCGCCCTCCGCGCcgcacctccaccgccacctccgcTGGCTCCTCGCcgacgccagcgccgccgcctccgatGACGGCCCAGCGCTCCTCCGCGCGCCGCTCGAGGACCTCGAGGCCCTGTGGGTGCGCCACGTCCGGGAGCGCACGCCGTTCCAGTACGTGGTCGGGAACGAGCACTGGCGGGACCTGGTGGTCGCCGTCGCGGAGGGCGTCCTCATCCCACGCCCCGAGACGGAGGCCGTCGTCGACATGGTGCGCGCCGTCGAGGGCTTCGCCGACGGGTGGTGGGCCGACCTCGGCACCGGGAGTGGCGCCATCGCCGTGGCTGTGGCGAGGGAGCTCGGTGCCGGAGGAAAGGTGTTCGCCACGGATGTCAGCGAGGTGGCCATCGGCGTCGCCAGGCTCAACGTCCGGAGGTACGGGGTGCAG GATAAAGTTGAAATAAGGCATGGCTCATGGTTTGAACCTCTGGAAGATTTGAAAGGAAAACTGATGGGTGTGATTAGTAACCCTCCATACATACCAACCGATGACCTACCTGGTCTGCAACCTGAGGTTGGTTGGCATGAACCAAAGTTGGCGCTTGACGGTGGCAAGGATGGCCTTGAGCATCTGCTCCACCTCTGTGAAGGGTTATTCTCAGTTCTCAAACCTGGGGGTTTCTTTGTTTTTGAG
- the LOC136509067 gene encoding uncharacterized protein isoform X4 yields the protein MLALSSRPLSSSSAAFLRSKPPTPHLHRLLLPTPLSSASASPLTPPTPLADPTPAPDADPTPLFLRPASHRVPPAALAAFRRRASALVPPSAPHLHRHLRWLLADASAAASDDGPALLRAPLEDLEALWVRHVRERTPFQYVVGNEHWRDLVVAVAEGVLIPRPETEAVVDMVRAVEGFADGWWADLGTGSGAIAVAVARELGAGGKVFATDVSEVAIGVARLNVRRIKLK from the exons ATGCTCGCCCTCTCCTCCCGccccctgtcctcctcctccgccgccttcCTCCGTTCGAAGCCTCCCACGCcccacctccaccgcctcctcctccccaCACCCCTCTCCTCCGCCTCTGCCTCCCCACTCACGCCGCCGACTCCCCTTGCCGACCCCACCCCAGCGCCGGACGCGGACCCCACCCCGCTCTTCCTCCGCCCAGCGTCCCACCGGGTCCCGCCCGCCGCCCTCGCCGCGTTCCGCCGCCGCGCGTCCGCGCTCGTCCCGCCCTCCGCGCcgcacctccaccgccacctccgcTGGCTCCTCGCcgacgccagcgccgccgcctccgatGACGGCCCAGCGCTCCTCCGCGCGCCGCTCGAGGACCTCGAGGCCCTGTGGGTGCGCCACGTCCGGGAGCGCACGCCGTTCCAGTACGTGGTCGGGAACGAGCACTGGCGGGACCTGGTGGTCGCCGTCGCGGAGGGCGTCCTCATCCCACGCCCCGAGACGGAGGCCGTCGTCGACATGGTGCGCGCCGTCGAGGGCTTCGCCGACGGGTGGTGGGCCGACCTCGGCACCGGGAGTGGCGCCATCGCCGTGGCTGTGGCGAGGGAGCTCGGTGCCGGAGGAAAGGTGTTCGCCACGGATGTCAGCGAGGTGGCCATCGGCGTCGCCAGGCTCAACGTCCGGAG GATAAAGTTGAAATAA